One Succinispira mobilis DSM 6222 genomic window carries:
- a CDS encoding DUF2273 domain-containing protein → MDWKEILLNLLQTHRARVAGILVGLLIGTLFLILGFFKTLFLLLCMLVGYYIGNKIDHKEDLLRLLDKILPRRYY, encoded by the coding sequence GTGGATTGGAAAGAAATATTATTAAATTTACTACAAACACATAGAGCTAGAGTGGCAGGGATTTTAGTCGGATTGCTAATTGGAACTTTGTTTTTAATTTTAGGTTTCTTTAAAACACTATTTCTACTATTATGTATGCTAGTTGGTTATTATATTGGTAATAAAATTGACCATAAAGAGGATTTATTAAGATTATTAGATAAAATATTACCGCGCAGGTACTATTAA
- a CDS encoding Asp23/Gls24 family envelope stress response protein, whose translation MQDESFKDTLNNETKIADDVVRLIAGLATTEVEGVVGMSSGLIANLAQLLGKEDFSKGVKCYIKENTIALDVYVIVQYGYRIPDVAVAIQRQVKAQVESMTGMEVIEVNVNIQGVSVPKKVTSIFEE comes from the coding sequence TTGCAAGACGAATCTTTTAAAGATACATTAAATAATGAAACAAAAATTGCTGATGATGTGGTACGCTTGATTGCAGGTTTGGCAACTACAGAAGTTGAAGGTGTAGTTGGAATGAGTTCCGGACTAATAGCTAACTTAGCTCAGTTATTAGGCAAAGAAGACTTTTCTAAAGGCGTTAAATGTTATATAAAGGAAAATACTATTGCTCTTGATGTATATGTTATTGTTCAATATGGATACCGAATTCCTGATGTTGCAGTTGCGATTCAACGGCAAGTAAAAGCACAAGTTGAGAGTATGACAGGTATGGAAGTAATTGAAGTAAATGTAAACATTCAAGGTGTTAGTGTGCCTAAAAAAGTAACTTCAATCTTTGAAGAATAG
- the xseA gene encoding exodeoxyribonuclease VII large subunit codes for MVKMLNLTTKIYTISELNSMIKTILQQEELLQYIQVQGEISNYKRYASGHAYFTIKDANSNLKAVIFNSRVQKLNFQPVNGMQIVALGSITVYERDGVYQLMVERILPSGQGDMQLLFERLKAKFEQEGLFATQHKKSLPLVPKAIGVITSPDGAAIRDIIKVSKLRYPGVKIYLAPVRVQGLQSEAEINQAIDLLNRIPNIEVIILGRGGGSKEDLWVFNSESVVRKVYASRIPIISAVGHEIDTTLVDYVADVRAATPSQAAELAVPVYQVLQEKVARLQKLAVQLQKQRLLRLRFRVEACQNNYIFRNPQLVFRKYRQNLVQKQEQLIKLSSELLNLKQRKYRELLIKLEASSPLKVLARGFACITSEGEIVRRIAQIKPQAQLELTLIDGVILAEVLELRKNGR; via the coding sequence ATGGTGAAAATGCTTAATTTAACTACCAAAATATATACAATTAGCGAACTCAATAGTATGATAAAAACTATCTTGCAACAAGAAGAATTATTACAATATATTCAAGTGCAAGGTGAAATATCGAATTATAAAAGGTATGCTTCCGGGCATGCTTATTTTACAATTAAGGATGCAAATAGCAACTTAAAAGCAGTTATATTTAATAGTCGGGTGCAAAAACTAAATTTTCAGCCCGTAAATGGAATGCAAATTGTAGCTCTGGGGAGTATTACCGTCTATGAACGCGATGGCGTTTACCAATTAATGGTAGAGAGAATTCTGCCGTCTGGACAAGGTGATATGCAGTTGCTGTTTGAACGTCTAAAAGCTAAGTTTGAGCAGGAAGGATTGTTTGCTACTCAGCATAAAAAATCTCTACCACTGGTACCCAAAGCTATTGGGGTAATCACGTCACCTGATGGGGCTGCTATTCGGGATATTATTAAGGTATCGAAGTTGCGCTACCCAGGTGTAAAAATATATCTAGCCCCAGTAAGAGTCCAAGGCTTGCAAAGCGAAGCGGAGATTAACCAAGCAATAGATTTGTTAAATCGAATCCCTAACATAGAAGTGATTATTTTAGGTCGTGGTGGTGGCTCGAAAGAAGACTTATGGGTATTTAATTCTGAAAGTGTAGTTCGGAAAGTTTATGCTTCGCGAATTCCGATTATTTCAGCTGTAGGGCATGAGATAGATACAACTTTAGTTGATTATGTGGCTGATGTAAGAGCGGCAACGCCTTCGCAGGCAGCGGAATTAGCAGTACCCGTTTATCAAGTTTTGCAAGAGAAGGTTGCGCGGTTACAAAAGCTTGCGGTACAGCTACAAAAGCAACGCTTGTTAAGATTACGTTTCCGCGTTGAAGCTTGTCAAAATAACTACATTTTTCGGAATCCACAACTTGTTTTTCGCAAATATCGCCAAAATCTAGTTCAAAAACAAGAACAGTTGATTAAACTTAGCTCTGAATTATTGAACCTTAAACAACGTAAATATCGTGAGTTATTAATTAAATTAGAAGCAAGTAGTCCTTTAAAAGTACTAGCCAGAGGTTTTGCTTGCATAACTTCTGAAGGAGAAATTGTAAGAAGGATCGCGCAAATAAAACCACAAGCTCAATTAGAACTTACTTTAATTGATGGAGTGATATTAGCAGAAGTTTTAGAACTCAGAAAAAATGGGAGATAG
- a CDS encoding FeoA family protein, whose protein sequence is MLLSELKAGDLCTVHQLIGDCSLKQKMMTMGIVPGVEILIQKYAPLGDPLEIKIKHFNLSLRKREAATIVVQALS, encoded by the coding sequence ATGTTATTAAGCGAATTAAAAGCCGGGGATCTTTGTACTGTGCATCAATTAATTGGCGATTGTTCTTTAAAACAAAAAATGATGACTATGGGTATCGTTCCAGGCGTAGAAATTTTAATTCAAAAGTACGCTCCCTTAGGCGATCCTTTAGAAATAAAAATCAAGCACTTCAATCTTTCCTTGCGTAAACGCGAAGCTGCTACTATCGTAGTCCAGGCTTTGTCATAG
- the amaP gene encoding alkaline shock response membrane anchor protein AmaP: protein MSVVGIIVRFFMFTYAALGLGIAVGTLLVATQALDLQFIYQQLNNYIGRWELILTATIWSILSLSLLIIAIWGKHDKAMLVQVTEYGKVHMSVEALQKLIEKYVKKIAGLHNIKSEIKHNEQLISIKIMADALPECKVAEVTKTIQENVSQGIQESIGRAVNSIEVYIQDINNQPK, encoded by the coding sequence ATGAGTGTAGTGGGTATAATTGTAAGGTTTTTTATGTTTACATATGCTGCCCTTGGGTTAGGTATAGCAGTGGGAACTCTTTTAGTAGCGACACAAGCGTTAGATTTACAATTTATCTATCAACAACTTAATAATTATATCGGCAGATGGGAGCTAATTTTGACGGCAACGATTTGGAGTATTCTCTCTTTAAGTTTACTGATAATTGCTATTTGGGGCAAACATGACAAGGCAATGTTAGTACAAGTAACCGAATATGGCAAAGTTCATATGAGTGTTGAGGCTTTGCAAAAATTAATTGAAAAATATGTCAAAAAAATTGCTGGCTTACATAACATCAAATCAGAAATTAAGCACAATGAACAATTGATTAGTATAAAAATAATGGCAGATGCTTTGCCAGAGTGTAAAGTTGCAGAAGTCACAAAAACAATTCAAGAAAATGTTAGTCAAGGTATACAAGAGAGTATTGGCAGAGCTGTAAATAGCATTGAAGTATATATACAAGATATAAATAATCAACCTAAATAG
- the dxs gene encoding 1-deoxy-D-xylulose-5-phosphate synthase produces the protein MSLLETINSPADLKKIAKEDLHKLAQELRDFLVSNVAKTGGHLAPNLGVVELTLALHYIFSTPEDKIVWDVGHQAYVHKIITGRRQDFHTLRQYQGVCGFPNRKESVHDAFGTGHSSTSISAALGMAVARDLQAEDYNVVAVIGDGALTGGMALEALNSAGDMARRLIVVLNDNEMSIAKNVGAMSEYLFRMRTAPTYSRIKRDVELILKGIPTIGDRLARTAERVKDSLKYLLVPGMLFEDLGFTYIGPVDGHNLENLLLVLEEAKKINGPVLVHAITCKGKGYKPAELNPDKFHGISPFCVQTGEKLLSANPAPTYTEVFSNTLLEIAQQDSKVVAITAAMPDGTGLRAFSKAFPTRFFDVGIAEQHAVTLAAGMAAQGLKPVVALYSTFAQRAYDQILHDICLQNLPVVIALDRAGLVGDDGATHHGVFDMSFLGHIPNMTIMAPKDEAELRAMLFTAFSLARPVAIRYPRGNGEGAQLELVPKQVPLGKAEILKTGEQLMLVAVGNVSYLALEAAKQLTDSGFSCGVVNVRYVKPFDQELFLQLIAQGKKLVVLEEGILAGGFGSNLLACLNKSQQITKHNFLQIGIDDKFVPHGSKELLYTSLNLDVASLVARVRKFIEDGA, from the coding sequence ATGAGTCTATTAGAAACGATAAATTCACCAGCAGATTTGAAAAAAATTGCCAAAGAAGATCTGCATAAATTAGCACAAGAGCTAAGGGATTTTTTGGTAAGTAACGTAGCTAAAACAGGGGGACATTTAGCTCCTAACTTAGGGGTAGTGGAGTTAACTTTAGCGTTGCACTATATTTTTAGTACCCCAGAAGATAAAATTGTGTGGGATGTAGGTCATCAGGCTTATGTTCATAAAATTATAACGGGGCGACGGCAGGATTTTCATACTTTAAGGCAATATCAAGGCGTATGTGGTTTCCCGAATCGCAAAGAAAGTGTACATGACGCTTTTGGTACAGGACATTCGAGCACCTCAATTTCAGCAGCTTTGGGGATGGCAGTAGCAAGAGATTTGCAGGCTGAAGATTATAATGTGGTTGCTGTAATAGGTGATGGGGCTTTAACTGGCGGAATGGCCTTGGAAGCTCTAAATAGTGCTGGCGATATGGCCAGACGTCTGATTGTAGTTTTAAATGACAATGAAATGTCTATTGCTAAAAATGTTGGGGCAATGTCTGAATATTTATTTAGAATGCGTACTGCGCCCACCTATTCGCGGATAAAAAGAGACGTGGAGCTGATCTTAAAAGGCATACCAACTATTGGGGATCGGTTAGCACGAACTGCAGAACGGGTTAAGGATAGTTTGAAATATTTATTGGTACCTGGGATGTTATTCGAAGATTTAGGCTTTACTTATATTGGACCTGTGGATGGGCATAATCTAGAAAATTTATTATTGGTTTTAGAAGAAGCCAAAAAAATAAATGGCCCAGTATTGGTACATGCAATAACCTGTAAAGGCAAAGGCTATAAACCAGCTGAGCTTAATCCAGATAAATTTCATGGAATTAGCCCTTTTTGCGTCCAAACAGGGGAAAAACTGCTAAGTGCTAATCCAGCACCAACTTATACAGAAGTTTTTAGTAATACTTTGCTAGAAATAGCACAACAAGATAGTAAAGTAGTGGCTATTACAGCAGCAATGCCTGACGGAACAGGGCTAAGAGCTTTTTCAAAAGCTTTTCCAACACGCTTTTTTGACGTGGGCATTGCGGAGCAACATGCTGTAACTTTAGCTGCGGGCATGGCGGCTCAAGGTCTTAAACCAGTGGTGGCGCTATATTCAACTTTTGCACAAAGAGCATATGACCAAATTTTACATGATATCTGTCTCCAAAATTTGCCAGTAGTTATAGCTTTGGATCGAGCTGGTTTAGTAGGTGATGATGGTGCGACTCATCATGGAGTCTTTGATATGTCTTTTCTCGGACATATTCCGAATATGACAATTATGGCGCCTAAAGATGAAGCGGAGCTACGAGCAATGCTCTTTACGGCATTTAGTTTGGCTAGACCAGTTGCGATTCGCTATCCTAGAGGCAATGGAGAAGGGGCTCAGCTAGAACTGGTGCCTAAACAAGTACCGCTAGGTAAGGCAGAAATTTTAAAAACTGGGGAGCAGCTTATGCTAGTGGCAGTGGGGAATGTGAGTTATCTGGCTTTAGAAGCTGCTAAGCAATTAACAGACAGCGGATTTAGTTGTGGCGTAGTCAACGTTCGTTATGTGAAGCCTTTTGATCAAGAATTATTTTTACAATTAATAGCGCAGGGTAAAAAATTGGTAGTTTTAGAAGAGGGGATTTTAGCAGGTGGATTTGGAAGTAATCTATTGGCTTGCTTAAATAAATCTCAACAAATAACCAAACACAATTTTTTGCAGATTGGAATTGACGATAAATTTGTACCGCATGGTAGCAAGGAATTATTATACACGAGTCTGAATTTAGATGTGGCAAGTTTAGTTGCGCGAGTTCGGAAATTTATTGAGGATGGAGCCTAA
- a CDS encoding polyprenyl synthetase family protein encodes MIDFKRYCAEKIELINAYLENCLKEGSISNIEQAMRYSLLAGGKRLRPLLLMATVDVVAGKSQQYLPVAAGLEMIHTYSLIHDDLPALDNDDYRRGKLTNHKVFGEDIAILAGDALLTAAFECVATQKFVDSQLLVELVGDIAKAAGRLGMVGGQTLDVQANGEFLNCAALQKMHEGKTGALFKVAIVSGGKLAGANPEQLLALEKFATLYGLVFQITDDILDVEGEFADLGKPVGSDVRNGKVTYVSAYGLQGAKDLVLTLTQEAKAELNIFGDKAELLIAFLHQLLTRKN; translated from the coding sequence ATGATTGATTTTAAAAGATATTGTGCTGAAAAAATTGAACTAATAAATGCTTATCTCGAAAATTGTTTAAAGGAAGGAAGTATTTCTAATATTGAACAGGCGATGCGCTATAGTCTGCTAGCTGGGGGGAAAAGACTAAGACCATTATTGCTAATGGCTACAGTTGATGTTGTTGCTGGCAAAAGTCAGCAATATTTACCAGTAGCAGCGGGACTAGAGATGATACATACTTATTCTTTAATACATGATGATTTGCCAGCGCTGGATAATGATGATTATCGTCGTGGTAAATTAACTAACCATAAAGTTTTTGGTGAAGATATTGCTATTTTAGCGGGTGATGCCTTATTGACTGCTGCATTTGAATGTGTGGCCACACAAAAATTTGTAGACTCACAACTGTTAGTGGAATTAGTGGGCGATATTGCTAAAGCGGCAGGCCGTTTGGGAATGGTAGGTGGGCAAACGCTAGATGTTCAAGCTAACGGCGAATTTTTAAATTGCGCGGCATTACAAAAAATGCATGAGGGCAAAACTGGTGCTTTATTTAAGGTTGCTATTGTTTCAGGGGGAAAATTAGCAGGAGCTAATCCAGAACAGTTATTGGCTTTAGAAAAGTTTGCAACTCTGTATGGTCTTGTTTTTCAAATTACCGATGATATTTTAGATGTGGAAGGTGAATTTGCGGATTTAGGTAAACCAGTAGGTAGTGATGTTCGTAATGGTAAGGTAACCTATGTATCTGCTTATGGTTTGCAAGGAGCTAAAGACTTGGTGCTGACACTAACACAGGAAGCGAAAGCTGAATTAAATATTTTTGGGGATAAGGCAGAGTTGTTAATTGCCTTTTTACACCAATTATTAACAAGGAAGAACTAA
- the xseB gene encoding exodeoxyribonuclease VII small subunit: MVRRKKTVTAEEKTFEELLEELEQAVQILENNEIPLEESIQLFAKSMKLAKIAGDKLQLAEQSVEQIIFNEQAEIEYREFAEENLK; encoded by the coding sequence ATGGTTAGAAGAAAAAAAACTGTGACTGCAGAAGAAAAAACTTTTGAGGAGCTTTTAGAAGAGTTAGAGCAAGCTGTGCAGATCTTAGAAAATAACGAAATTCCTTTGGAAGAAAGTATACAGCTGTTTGCTAAGAGTATGAAACTAGCTAAGATTGCTGGTGATAAATTACAATTAGCCGAACAAAGTGTGGAACAAATAATTTTTAATGAGCAGGCCGAGATTGAGTATCGGGAATTTGCGGAGGAAAATTTAAAATGA
- the nusB gene encoding transcription antitermination factor NusB, with product MKRRLAREIALQTLFQFDFSDIDKNTALFAVCCERGVDESEEDLQYTHTLIDGVLANKEAIDAAIIKYANNWKLERMASVERNILRLAIYEMFYATEPLTANIIINEAIEISKIFGNDFSSKFINGILGNMANERK from the coding sequence ATGAAACGTAGGTTGGCTAGAGAAATAGCATTGCAAACATTATTTCAATTTGATTTTTCGGATATTGATAAGAATACCGCTTTATTTGCAGTCTGTTGTGAACGGGGTGTAGATGAAAGTGAAGAAGATTTACAATATACGCATACCTTAATAGATGGTGTTTTAGCTAATAAAGAAGCTATTGATGCTGCAATAATTAAGTATGCTAATAATTGGAAATTAGAACGTATGGCTAGTGTAGAGCGTAATATTTTACGACTTGCTATTTATGAAATGTTTTATGCAACAGAGCCCTTAACGGCCAATATTATTATTAATGAGGCAATTGAAATATCGAAAATATTTGGCAATGATTTTTCCTCTAAATTTATTAATGGTATTCTAGGAAATATGGCTAATGAACGGAAATAA